The nucleotide sequence CGATGACGACTTCGTCGCCCGGTCGATCCAGAACAACCGGACCGGCCGCGACTTCCTGCAGGACGCCTTCCGGCGGCTGGATATGCCGTTCGTCCCCAGCGTGACCAATTTCATCATGGTCCTTCTCGCCATCCCCGGCGAGACGCTGTTTGACAAGATGCAGCGCCAGGGTGTGCTGGTCCGGCCGCTGCGCGGCTTCGGGGTCCCCGAGGCCGTCCGGATCACGGTGGGGCGGCCGGAGGAAAACGCGCGCTGCCTCGCCGTGTTCGAGGCCGCGATGAAGGAGCTGGGTTGCCTCGGAAAATGAAACGCCTCATTGTCGCCATCGATGGACCCTCCGGCTCGGGCAAGAGCACGCTGGGCAAGCGGCTGGCCCGCCGGCTCGGCTACCAGTACATCGACACCGGCGCCATGTACCGGGCGGTCGCTTGGCGGGCCCTCCAGGCGGGGATCGACCTGGACGATCCCGACTCGGTGGCGCGCATGGCCGGCGCCCTGCGGATCGAGCTGGAGCCGCGGCCCGACGGCGTGGGCGTCCGCGTGGACGGTCGGGACGTGACCGACGCGATCCGCACCCCCGAGGTGGCCCAGGGGGCGTCCAAGGTGTCGGCGATTCCGGCGGTGCGGCGGGTGCTGGTCCGAATCCAGCAGGAGCTGGGTCGGCGCGGCGGCATCGTCATGGATGGGCGCGATATCGGCACGGTGGTATTCAGCCATGCCGAGGTCAAGGTGTACCTCGATGCTTCGGAGGAGGAGCGGGCCCGCCGGCGCTGCGCCGAGGACGCCGCCCGCGGAGTGAGAACCGACATGGCCGCCACCCGGCAGGCGATCCGGGAGCGGGACCGGCGAGACAAGACCCGTGAGGATTCGCCGTTGCGGTGCGCCGACGACGCTTACTACCTGGACTCCACCGGTCTGACCATCGACGAGGTGCTGGACCGCATCGAGGCGCTGGTGGAGCAGCGGCGGGGGAACCCATGTTCACGGGATTGATCGAGGAAGTGGGCCGGGTGACGGCCGCGGGCGCCCATCAGCTGCAGCTCGCCGCGCCCGGCTGTGCGCCGCGGCTCCGCGTGGGCGACAGCCTGGCGGTCAGCGGCGTGTGCCTGACGGTGACGCGCACGCAGGGCGAGCGCGTTTGGGTGGATATCTCGACGGAGACGCTGTCCAAGACCAACCTGGGCCGGCTGGCGGCGGGGCAGGCAGTCAACCTGGAGACGGCGCTGACCCTGGAGCGGCCGCTGGGGGGCCACCTGCTCACGGGGCACGTGGACTGTGTGGGCCGCGTCCATGCGGTGGAAAAAGCCGCCGACTCCTGGATGCTGACGGTGGAGTACGGCGCCGGGTTCAGCCACCTGGTGGTGGCCCGCGGCGCCATCGCCGTGGACGGTGTCAGCCTCACCGTGGCGGAGCTGGCGGCGCGCGCCGTGCGCATCGCCCTGATCCCCCACACGATCCGGAACACCACCCTGGCCACCGCGGCGCCGGGGCAGGAAGTGAATCTCGAGTTCGACATCCTGGGCAAATATGTGGCCCGCTGGCTCGATGTGACCGGCGGCCGCCCCCCCGTTGAGCCGGACGGCTCCGGCGGCCTCACCATGGACCGACTGCGCGACCTGTTGTCCTGAGCGGGGCGGGAAGAATAAACAGTAAATAGTGAACGGTGAGG is from Acidobacteriota bacterium and encodes:
- a CDS encoding riboflavin synthase produces the protein MFTGLIEEVGRVTAAGAHQLQLAAPGCAPRLRVGDSLAVSGVCLTVTRTQGERVWVDISTETLSKTNLGRLAAGQAVNLETALTLERPLGGHLLTGHVDCVGRVHAVEKAADSWMLTVEYGAGFSHLVVARGAIAVDGVSLTVAELAARAVRIALIPHTIRNTTLATAAPGQEVNLEFDILGKYVARWLDVTGGRPPVEPDGSGGLTMDRLRDLLS
- a CDS encoding (d)CMP kinase, translated to MKRLIVAIDGPSGSGKSTLGKRLARRLGYQYIDTGAMYRAVAWRALQAGIDLDDPDSVARMAGALRIELEPRPDGVGVRVDGRDVTDAIRTPEVAQGASKVSAIPAVRRVLVRIQQELGRRGGIVMDGRDIGTVVFSHAEVKVYLDASEEERARRRCAEDAARGVRTDMAATRQAIRERDRRDKTREDSPLRCADDAYYLDSTGLTIDEVLDRIEALVEQRRGNPCSRD